From Erwinia pyri, a single genomic window includes:
- a CDS encoding inorganic diphosphatase, translating to MNSLTKFSAVAVLVVASAQATAMNILDFPQPDNNPDEFYALTEIPAGGIIKYETDAKTGFIVADRFQSMPVAYPANYGSLTQSLGGDNDPLDVIFYTRAPMAPGTLIKLRPIGVLKMIDGGESDDKIVAVPASKIDPTYDEIQSINDLPKLEKERLEAFFRVYKQLPAGRKKVELSGFEDAAAAKTEIKSAYEAWKAKAPKPE from the coding sequence CTAAATTTTCTGCCGTTGCCGTACTTGTCGTCGCCTCTGCTCAGGCTACCGCCATGAATATTCTGGATTTCCCTCAGCCTGATAATAACCCTGATGAATTTTATGCCCTGACCGAAATCCCCGCTGGCGGCATCATCAAATATGAAACTGATGCTAAGACTGGCTTTATTGTCGCTGACCGCTTTCAGTCAATGCCTGTTGCCTATCCGGCCAACTATGGCTCGCTGACGCAATCACTGGGTGGGGATAACGATCCGTTAGACGTTATTTTTTACACCCGCGCGCCCATGGCACCGGGTACATTGATCAAGCTGCGCCCAATTGGCGTGCTGAAGATGATTGATGGCGGTGAGTCCGACGACAAGATTGTTGCGGTTCCTGCCAGCAAAATCGACCCGACTTATGATGAAATCCAGTCGATTAACGATCTGCCGAAGCTGGAAAAAGAGCGGCTTGAGGCTTTCTTCCGCGTCTATAAACAGCTTCCTGCTGGCCGCAAAAAAGTCGAGCTGAGCGGCTTTGAAGATGCAGCCGCCGCCAAAACCGAGATCAAATCGGCTTATGAAGCCTGGAAGGCTAAAGCGCCAAAACCAGAGTAA